In the genome of Girardinichthys multiradiatus isolate DD_20200921_A chromosome 7, DD_fGirMul_XY1, whole genome shotgun sequence, one region contains:
- the chn1 gene encoding N-chimaerin, with translation MPSRESFDVQKKEKHLVQKAKQEANQEDILAAALGMRMGPQKPSATFWQPLKLLAYSQLTSLVRRATLKEVDRTPRSDKVHNFKVHSFRGPQWCEHCARFMWGLMAQGVKCADCGMNVHKECSALVPDDCKPDLRHIRKVYSCDLTTLVKAYNTARPMVVDMCIREIESRGLMSEGLYRISGFSDSVEEVKMGFDKDGEKTDISVNAYEDINIITSALKLYLRDLPVPVISYDAYPRFIEATKLTDPEKKLETFREALALLPPSHKETLKYLMAHLKRVTQNEKFNLMSAENLGIVFGPTLMRAPNQDAMAALNDIRHQRQVVEVLIKKEDLLF, from the exons ATGCCATCTCGAGAGTCCTTTGATgttcaaaagaaagaaaagcatctGGTACAAAAGGCCAAGCAAGAGGCAAATCAGGAGGACATTCTGGCAGCGGCTCTGGGAATGAGGATGGGGCCACAGAAACCTTCAGCCACTTTTTGGCAACCACTCAAACTGTTAGCCTACTCGCAGCTCACATCACTGGTTCGCAGAGCCACGCTGAAGGAGGTCGATCGGACGCCCAGGTCTGACAAAGTCCACAACTTTAAG GTCCACAGCTTCCGGGGACCTCAGTGGTGCGAGCACTGTGCCAGATTTATGTGGGGACTCATGGCTCAGGGGGTCAAATGTGCAG ACTGTGGTATGAATGTTCACAAAGAGTGCTCGGCTCTGGTGCCCGACGACTGCAAGCCCGACCTGAGACACATCCGTAAGGTCTACAGCTGCGACCTCACGACCCTGGTGAAGGCCTATAACACAGCCCGAcccatggtggtggacatgtgCATACGAGAAATTGAATCCAGAG gaCTGATGTCCGAGGGCCTCTACAGGATATCTGGATTCAGTGATTCAGTAGAAGAAGTCAAGATGGGGTTTGATAAAG ATGGCGAGAAGACAGACATCTCAGTGAACGCCTATGAAGACATCAACATCATCACCAGTGCGCTGAAGCTGTACCTCAGGGATTTGCCTGTTCCTGTAATCTCCTATGATGCTTACCCCAGGTTCATCGAGGCCACAA AGCTCACAGATCCGGAGAAGAAGCTGGAAACTTTCCGGGAGGCTCTCGCTCTGCTGCCACCATCACACAAGGAAACTCTCAAGTACCTCATGGCCCATTTAAAAAG GGTCACACAGAATGAGAAATTCAACTTGATGAGCGCAGAGAACCTCGGCATTGTCTTTGGGCCCACCCTCATGCGTGCGCCCAACCAGGATGCCATGGCGGCCCTGAACGACATCCGCCACCAGAGGCAGGTGGTGGAGGTGCTCATTAAAAAAGAAGACCTGCTCTTTTAA